A window of Kwoniella newhampshirensis strain CBS 13917 chromosome 9, whole genome shotgun sequence contains these coding sequences:
- a CDS encoding mitogen-activated protein kinase CPK1 has protein sequence MTVDQSQIPFNVSEHYKVVEVIGEGAYGVVVAAIHLASGTKVAIKRITPFDHAMFCQRTLREIKLLRHFRHENIIAILDIIAPPSYEAFHEVYLVQELMETDLHRVIRTQELSDDHCQYFLYQTIRGLKALHSANVLHRDLKPSNLLLNANCDLKICDFGLARSAAMPPPDSGPNGGNGFMTEYVATRWYRAPEVMLSFQEYTKAIDIWSVGCILAEMINGKPLFPGRDYHHQLSLILEVLGTPTMDDFNEITSSRSKDYLRALEFTRRQDFAVICPKAKPNALDLMKKCLTFSPRKRITVEEALEHPYLEPYHDPNDEPGAEPLKPDFFDFENRQDQLGREMLKRLIYAEIQKPIIDSPEV, from the exons ATGACGGTCGACCAGAGTCAGATCCCGTTCAACGTCTCTGAACATTAcaaggtggtcgaggtgataGGTGAAGGAGCGTATGGTGTCGTCGT CGCCGCAATCCACCTCGCTTCCGGAACTAAAGTCGCCATTAAGCGAATCACACCTTTCGATCATGCCATGTTCTGTCAGAGGACTCTGAGGGAGATCAAGCTACTGAGACAtttcag ACACGAAAACATCATTGCTATCCTTGACATCATAGCTCCACCCAGCTACGAAGCTTTCCATGAGGTGTACCTCGTCCAG GAACTGATGGAAACCGATTT ACACCGGGTCATCCGGACACAAGAGCTTTCGGATGATCACTGCCAATACTTCTTATACCAG ACAATCCGAGGCTTGAAAGCCCTTCACTCAGCCAACGTGTTGCACCGAGATTTAAAACCCTCGAACCTCCTTCTGAACGCCAATTGCGATCTCAAGATTTGCGACTTCGGCCTAGCCCGTTCGGCAGCGATGCCACCGCCTGATTCAGGCCCCAATGGCGGGAATGGCTTCATGACGGAATACGTCGCGACGAGATGGTATCGGGCGCCGGAAGTCATGCTTT CGTTTCAAGAGTACACCAAGGCGATCGATATCTGGAGTGTGGGATGTATCCTAGCTGAAATGA TCAACGGGAAGCCTCTGTTCCCGGGTagag ACTATCATCATC AGTtgtccttgatcttggaAGTATTGGGTACACCTACA ATGGACGACTTCAATGAGATCACCTCTTCCCGATCAAA AGATTACCTG CGCGCCCTCGAATTCACCAGAAGACAAGATTTCGCAGTCATTTGCCCTAAAGCCAAACCAAATGCACTTGATCTCATGAAGAAATGCTTGAC CTTCTCACCTCGAAAACGGATCACCGTAGAGGAAGCACTGGAACATCCGTAtcttgag CCATACCATGACCCAAACGATGAGCCTGGAGCTGAACCCCTCAAACctgacttcttcgatttTGAGAACCGACAAGATCAGCTTGGTAGGGAGATGTTGAAAC GACTCATCTACGCCGAGATCCAGAAGCCTATTATCGACTCGCCAGAGGTCTAA
- a CDS encoding eukaryotic translation initiation factor 3 subunit C, giving the protein MSFFAKLAGSDSDSSSSGSDSEESILSGDEGVLQDKKLAAAKKGGKANNKASMFLRSDDEDSDESSDEEDEEELSDSDDDRQAAANKFLNDADSSDEESEEEDKTVVLSAKDKRFAEMEAAIHNIQNAVKNSDWVLASTELDKVFRFISRHQLTIVASPIPAAGHIPPQYLEILVSLDADVTKTLAAEKSASKKMAPGKAKALNGIKQTLKKKSKEFEGWLKTYTEDPAAYTAAYEAANAAPAAPKPVKKAAAAVDGQAESADFMTIGKGGKTLNLTADGILKTLREVFEQRGRKNTDRAETIKILSKLLEVSETTYQKLRVLLALVPARLDYSQNLISIPHDSWVSCLHELDQLISLLISNPDYVVQETVGEYDDTVEREPVTKNGKTERVAVAGSLISLLESLDNEFVKTLQHTDAHEKGTDYIERLKEEAPLYVLLTKAQTLFEREGSTDSSTRAIMRRLEHVYAKRQPDIIIDHFENAVEKASAGHKKSAGILIHDLAVTIYQSDAPVLRARAILFHIFNHAMHGRYHQARDLLLMSHLQDTIQHADVITQILYNRAIMQLGLAAFRQGFIPECQTILAEMFSTMRQKELLAQSVQRYNVQLSPEQELVEKRRLLPFHMHLNVELLEAAYLTSCMLIEIPLLASVDTEEQRRRVTSKTFKRLLDLADRQAFMGPPENTRDHIIKASKALQAGEWEKARDLISSIKVWQLLDNVADVKDILAKKIQEEGLRTYLFTYSSYYASLSLSHLSATFSLPTQTITSIISRMIYTDELPASLDQIDGVVIFHRVEQSEVQRLAQQLAERTANMLDQNEKTLDVKLGQQGQGGQDREQRSTAAGGGGGEGGRGGETRRGGARGSYRGGRGSGRGRGGFNSGLGTGVGRRVAAQ; this is encoded by the exons atGTCGTTCTTCGCCAAACTCGCTGGATCAGATAGCgattcctcttcgtccggTTCCGACTCTGAAGAGTCCATCTTGTCCGGTGATGAGGGTGTGCTGCAGGATAAGAAGCTCGCGGCCGCCAAGAAGGGAGGCAAGGCGAATAACAAGGCTTCGATGTTCTTGAGgagcgatgacgaagatagTGATGAGAGctcggacgaggaggacgaagaggagttgagtgatagcgatgatgatcgacag GCCGCCGCCAACAAATTCTTGAATGATGCCGATTCcagtgatgaggagagcgaggaggaggacaagactGTCGTGTTGAGTGCAAAGGATAAGCG ATTCGCTGAGATGGAGGCTGCTATCCACAACATTCAAAATGCAGTCAAGAACTCCGACTGGGTTCTCGCCTCTACCGAACTTGACAAAGTCTTCCGATTCATCTCCAGacatcaactcaccatcgtcgCTTCCCCCATCCCTGCTGCCGGTCACATCCCACCCCAATACCTCGAGatcctcgtctccctcgATGCCGATGTCACGAAGACTCTCGCGGCGGAGAAGTCAGCGAGCAAGAAGATGGCTCCAGGAAAGGCAAAGGCGCTTAACGGTATCAAGCAGAcattgaagaagaagtcaaaAGAGTTTGAGGGATGGTTGAAGACCTACACCGAG GACCCCGCTGCCTACACTGCTGCTTACGAGGCTGCAAATGCCGCTCCGGCTGCTCCTAAGCCTGTCAAGAaggctgctgctgccgTCGATGGACAAGCCGAGTCCGCAGACTTCATGACCATCGGTAAAGGTGGGAAGACCCTCAACTTGACCGCCGACGGTATCCTTAAGACCCTCCGCGAGGTCTTTGAGCAAAGAGGtcgaaag AACACCGACCGAGCCGAGACCATCAAGATCCTTTCCAAACTGCTTGAGGTCTCTGAGACTACCTACCAAAAACTTCGTGTactcctcgctctcgttcCTGCTCGACTCGACTATTCCCAAAACCTCATTTCCATTCCCCACGACTCATGGGTCTCTTGTCTCCACGAGCTCGATCAATTGATcagtctcctcatctcaaaTCCCGATTACGTTGTCCAGGAAACCGTGGGCGAATACGATGACACCGTCGAGAGAGAGCCTGTGACCAAGAATGGGAAGACAGAGCGGGTGGCTGTGGCGGGTAGCTTGATTAGTCTCTTGGAGAGCCTGGacaacgag TTTGTCAAAACACTCCAACACACCGATGCACACGAGAAGGGAACGGATTACATTGAGCgattgaaggaggaggcgcCTCTTTACGTGCTTCTTACCAAGGCTCAGACACTCttcgagcgagagggaTCCACCGACTCCTCCACTCGAGCTATTATGAGACGATTGGAACATGTCTACGCTAAG CGACAGCCCGACATCATTATCGACCACTTTGAGAATGCCGTTGAGAAGGCTAGTGCTGGCCACAAGAAGTCCGCTGGTATCCTCATCCACGACTTAGCTGTCACCATCTACCAATCCGACGCTCCCGTCCTTCGTGCCCGAgcgatcctcttccacatTTTCAATCACGCTATGCACGGTCGTTATCACCAGGCCCgagatctccttctcatgTCTCATCTTCAGGACACCATTCAACATGCCGACGTTATCACCCAAATCCTCTACAACCGAGCCATCATGCAGCTTGGTCTCGCCGCTTTCAGACAAGGGTTTATCCCGGAATGTCAAACCATCCTTGCAGAGATGTTCTCGACCATGCGACAAAAAGAGCTGCTCGCCCAAAGTGTTCAACGTTACAACGTCCAGCTTTCTCCCGAGCAAGAACTCGTTGAGAAGAGGCgacttctccctttccacATGCACCTCAATGTCGAGCTTCTCGAAGCTGCATACCTCACCTCATGCATGCTCATTGAgattcctcttctcgcctcCGTCGACACTGAGGAACAGAGGAGACGAGTGACCAGCAAGACCTTCAAGAGATTGCTGGATCTTGCCGACCGTCAGGCGTTCATGGGTCCCCCCGAGAACACCAGGGACCACATCATCAAGGCCAGTAAGGCCCTGCAGGCTGGCGAGTGGGAGAAGGCTCGTGACttgatctcatccatcaaaGTCTGGCAACTGCTGGACAATGTGGCGGATGTCAAGGACATCCTTGCGAA GAAAatccaagaagaaggactcCGAACATATCTTTTCACCTACTCGTCATACTACGCATCCCTATCCCTTTCTCACCTTTCCGCCACATTCTCTCTTCCTACACAAACGatcacctccatcatctctcgaATGATCTACACCGACGAACTCCCCGCATCATTAGATCAGATTGACGGtgtcgtcatcttccaccgaGTCGAGCAATCTGAAGTCCAAAGACTCGCACAACAACTGGCTGAGAGAACGGCCAACATGTTGGATCAGAATGAGAAGACTTTGGATGTCAAGCTGGGACAACAGGGACAAGGTGGTCAAGATAGAGAACAGAGAAGTACCGCGGCgggaggcggtggtggtgagggtggtcgaggtggggagacgagacgaggtgGTGCGAGAGGTAGTTATaggggtggaagaggaagcggtAGAGGTAGAGGTGGATTCAACTCTGGTCTGGGAACAGGCgtaggaagaagagtcgCAGCGCAGTAG